The genomic DNA CGCGGGCCGAGGCCAGCATGGCGAGCGTGGCGATGAACGGCACCAGCCCGCCGTACGCGATCAGCAGTCCGTTCACGAGGCCGCAGCCCACGCCGACGATCATCGCGGTGAAGAGGATGCCGGCGAAGCCGTACTCCTGGGTGGCGACGGTGGTGGCCCATACGGAGGCGAGGGCGACGATCGCGCCGACGGACAGGTCGATGCCGCCGGAGGTGATGACGAAGGTCATGCCGACGGTGACGACGCCGATCACCGAGGCCTGGGTGAGGACGAGTTGGAGATTGCGGGTGTCGAGGAACTCGTCGGGTTTGGTGATGCCGCCGATGACGACCAGGGCGGCGAGCACACCGAGCAGCGAGAGCGTGCGGACGTCGGCGCGGGCGGCGAGGGAGCGCCATGCGGGGAGTTCACTCACCGGTGACGCCTGGCCGGTGCCGCCCCTGGGCGGAGATACGGGCTGCGTCATGACGCCGGGGTTCCTTCCACGGGGCTTCCTTCCATGACCAGGTCGAGGACGCGGTGTTCGTCGAGTTCACGGGCGGGCGCCCGGTGTACGACGCGGCCCTCGCGCAGCACCAGCACCCGGTCGGCGAGGCCGAGCACCTCGGGTACCTCGCTGGACACGAGCAGCACGGCGAGGCCCTCGTCGGCGAGGCGGCGGATCACCGCGTACAGCTCGGCGCGGGCGCCGACGTCGACGCCGCGGGTGGGTTCGTCGAGGAGCAGCACCCGGCAGCCGCGCAGCAGCCAGCGCGCCAGGACGGCCTTCTGCTGGTTGCCGCCGGACAGGGTGCGCGCGGGCGCGGACGGACGGTCGGGGCGCAGTGACAGTTCCCGGGTCGCGGCTCGCGCGGCATCGCGTTCGGCGCCGCGGTCGATCCAACCTCCGTGTGCGAAGCGGGACATGGAGGAGAGCGACACATTGCGCGTGACGGACTCCAGCAGGAGCAGGGCCTGCGTCTTGCGCTCCTCGGGGGCGAGCCCGAGTCCGGCGCGGACGGCGGCGCGTACGCTGCCGGGCCGCAGCGCCCGTCCGGCCACCGTGACCTGCCCTGCGGACGGCTTCCGGGCCCCGTAGACGGTCTCCAGGATCTCGGACCGTCCCGAACCCACCAGTCCGGCCAGTCCGACGATCTCGCCGGGGCGCAGTTCGAGGTCGAGGGGCTCGAACTCGCCTTCCCTGGCGAGGCCCTGGACCTTGAGTAGGGGGTCGGAGGTGGCTGGGGCAGGGGCGGGCGGCCGGTCCGGGAAGACGTACTCCACGTCGCGGCCGGTCATCAGCGCCACGATCTCGCGCGTCGGCGTGGATTTCGCGGGCAGCCCGCCCGCCACCGCGCGCCCGTCCTTCAGTACGGTCACCCGGTCGCCGATCCGGCGGATCTCCTCGAGGCGGTGCGAGATGTGGACGACGGCGACGCCGTCCGCGGTGAGGTCGCCGACGATGCGGAAGAGGTTGTCGACCTCGTCGGGATCGAGGGCCGCGGACGGCTCGTCCATCACGATGAGGCGGACGTCGTGGGAGAGCGCGCGCGCCATGGAGACGATCTGCTGCTGGGCTGCCGACAGGTCGCCGACGAGGCGCGACGGTGCGATCTCCGGGTGGCCGAGGCGCTTGAGGAGAGCCGCTGTCGAGGCTCGCGCGGCCTTCCCTCGTACGACGAAGCCGGCGGTCGTGGGCTCATGGCCGAGGTGGACGTTCTCGGCCACCGACAGGCCCTCCACCAGGTCTAGTTCCTGGTAGATGGTGGCGATGCCGAGGCGCATGGCGGCGATCGGGGAGCGGAGCGTGACGGGTGCGCCGCGCCAGCACAGACGGCCGTCGTCGGGCTGGTGGGCGCCGGCCAGGACCTTGATGAGGGTGGACTTTCCGGCGCCGTTCTGGCCGAGCAGACAGTGGACCTCGCCGGCCTGAACGTCGAGGTCGACGCCGTCGAGGGCCCGGACGCCGGGGAACGACTTGGTGATGCCGGACATGGTGAGCAGCGGTGGTTCTGGTGCCATGACGGTTCCCTTTGGCAGGCGTGCGGGCCGGTTTCAGGGCGTGCGCTTGCGGAGCAGGCATGCAGGGCGTGCGGCAGGCATTCAGGCAGGGCGGAGCAGGGCGCTGTGCTGGTCGTGCGCGCGGTACGGCGGGTGCTTACGCGGGTGAGAACAGGTGGTCGCTGATCAGCCGGGCCGCGCCGATGACTCCGGCGGTCGGGCCCAACTCGCCCAGCACGATGGGCAGATTGCCGGTCGCGAGCGGCAGCGACTGACGGTAGACCTGGGTGCGGATCGCGGCGAGCAGGGTGTGGCCGAGGCCGGTCACCCCGCCGCCGATCACCACCAGTCCGGGGTTGAAGAAGGAGACGAGTCCGGCGATGACCTGACCGGTGCGGTTGCCGCCCTCGCGGATCAGGTCGAGCGCGGTGGCGTCCCCGGCGGCAGCCGCGGCGGCGACGTCGACGGCGGTGAGCGTGCCCGCCGCCGCCAGCCGGGTGGCGAGCTCTTCCGAAAGCCCCTGCTGGGCGGCTTCGGTGGCGTCGCGGGCGAGCGCCGCGCCGCTGAAGTGGGCCTCCAGGCAGCCACGGTTGCCGCACGCGCACGGGCGGCCGTCCGGCACCGCCTGGATGTGCCCGATGTCGCCCGCGCTGCCCGTCACCCCGCGGTGCACCTCGCCGCCGACGACGATGCCGCAGCCGATGCCGGTGCCGATCTTGACGCAGAGGAAGTCGCCCACGGAGCGTGCGACGCCCGCGTGCTGCTCCCCCATGGCCATGAGGTTCACATCGTTGTCGACCATGACGGGGCAGCCGAGATCCTGGCTGAGCGCCTCGCGCACCGGGAAGCCGTCCCACCCCGGCATGATCGGCGGCGCGACCGGTATGCCTTCCGGGAACCGGACCGGACCCGGCACCCCGACTCCGGCGCCGTCGAAGCCCTCCGCGAGCCCCGAAGCCCTCAACTTGGCTGCCATGGCGAG from Streptomyces avermitilis MA-4680 = NBRC 14893 includes the following:
- a CDS encoding sugar ABC transporter ATP-binding protein gives rise to the protein MAPEPPLLTMSGITKSFPGVRALDGVDLDVQAGEVHCLLGQNGAGKSTLIKVLAGAHQPDDGRLCWRGAPVTLRSPIAAMRLGIATIYQELDLVEGLSVAENVHLGHEPTTAGFVVRGKAARASTAALLKRLGHPEIAPSRLVGDLSAAQQQIVSMARALSHDVRLIVMDEPSAALDPDEVDNLFRIVGDLTADGVAVVHISHRLEEIRRIGDRVTVLKDGRAVAGGLPAKSTPTREIVALMTGRDVEYVFPDRPPAPAPATSDPLLKVQGLAREGEFEPLDLELRPGEIVGLAGLVGSGRSEILETVYGARKPSAGQVTVAGRALRPGSVRAAVRAGLGLAPEERKTQALLLLESVTRNVSLSSMSRFAHGGWIDRGAERDAARAATRELSLRPDRPSAPARTLSGGNQQKAVLARWLLRGCRVLLLDEPTRGVDVGARAELYAVIRRLADEGLAVLLVSSEVPEVLGLADRVLVLREGRVVHRAPARELDEHRVLDLVMEGSPVEGTPAS
- a CDS encoding ROK family transcriptional regulator, which encodes MTARPANAHQARLLRLLRDDGPNSRAQLGDRIDLSRSKLAVEVDRLLETGLVVADGLAASRGGRRSHNIRLAPALRFLGVDIGATSVDVAVTNAELEVLGHINQPMDVREGPVAVFEQVLAMAAKLRASGLAEGFDGAGVGVPGPVRFPEGIPVAPPIMPGWDGFPVREALSQDLGCPVMVDNDVNLMAMGEQHAGVARSVGDFLCVKIGTGIGCGIVVGGEVHRGVTGSAGDIGHIQAVPDGRPCACGNRGCLEAHFSGAALARDATEAAQQGLSEELATRLAAAGTLTAVDVAAAAAAGDATALDLIREGGNRTGQVIAGLVSFFNPGLVVIGGGVTGLGHTLLAAIRTQVYRQSLPLATGNLPIVLGELGPTAGVIGAARLISDHLFSPA